Below is a window of Clavibacter michiganensis subsp. tessellarius DNA.
TCGAGCGGCATGACGCGCGTGACGACCTGCAGGTCGTCGCGCACGGCGCCGTTCGCGATGTCCTCGATCTCGCTGCGGGTCTCGGCGCTCAGCGCCTGGTTCCACGCGAAGTCGAGCCGCATGTAGCCCGCGCGGTTGTACGACCCGGACTGGTGCGCGTCCTGGCCGAGCACCTGGCGGAGCGCCGCGTGGACGAGGTGCGTGCCGGAGTGCGCCTGCGTGGCGCCGCGGCGCCAGTCGGCGTCGACGACGGTGGTGGCGGCGTCGCCGACGCCCACCTCGCCCGCGCGGACCTGCACGCGGTGGCTGATGAGGCCCTTCACGGGCTTCTGCACGTCGAGCACCTCGAGGTCGAAGCCGTTCCCGACGATGCTGCCCGCGTCGGCCTCCTGGCCGCCGGACTCCGCGTAGAGGCTCGTCTCGGGGAGGATGACCTCCGCGATGTCGCCCGCGACCGCGTGGTCGACGCTGTGGCCGCCCACGATGAGGCCGAGGATCGTGGTGCCGGTCTCGAGCTCGTCGTAGCCGGTGAAGCGGGTCTCGCCCGCGGCCCGGAACGCGCTGTAGACGGTGAGGTCCGCGAGGGCGGTCTTCTTGCTCTTCGCGTCCGCCTTGGCGCGCGTGCGCTGCTCCAGCATCAGCCGGTCGAACGCCTCGCGGTCGACCGTGAGGCCGTTCTCCTCCGCCATCTCGAGCGTCAGGTCGATGGGGAAGCCGAACGTGTCGTGCAGGAGGAACGCGGTGTCGCCGGCGATCCGCTCGCCGCCGGCCGCCTTCGTCTCGCCGACCGCGACGTCGAGGATGGTCGTGCCGCCGGAGAGCGTGCGGAGGAACGCCTCCTCCTCGGCGTAGGCGAGGCGGGAGATGCGGTCGAAGTCGTCGGACACCTCGGGGTACGCGGCCTTCATCGCGTCGCGCGAGGCGGGGAACAGCTCGCCGAAGGTGGCGGTGTCGACGCCCATGAGGCGCATCGCGCGCACGGTGCGGCGCATGAGGCGGCGCAGGATGTAGCCGCGGCCCTCGTTGGACGGCCGGACGCCGTCCGACATGAGCATGAGCGACGAGCGCACGTGGTCGGCGACGATGCGCATCCGGACGTCGTCCTCGTGCACGGCGCCGTAGCGGCGACCCGCGAGCTCGGACGCGCGGTCGAGGACCGGGCGCACCTGGTCGATCTCGTACATGTTCTCGACGCCCTGCTTGAGGAACGCGACGCGCTCGAGCCCCATGCCGGTGTCGATGTTCCTCTTGGGCAGGTCGCCGAGGATCTCGAAGTCGCTCTTGCTCGTGCCCGCCCCGCGCAGGTACTGCATGAAGACGAGGTTCCAGATCTCCACGTAGCGGTCGTCGTCCGTGGCCGGGCCGCCGTCCGCGCCGTAGGCCGGGCCGCGGTCGAAGAAGATCTCGGAGCAGGGGCCGGCGGGGCCGGGCTGGCCCGTGTGCCAGTAGTTCGTGTCGCGGCCGAGACCCTGGATCCGGTCGTCCGGCAGACCCGCGATGCGCTTCCACGCCTGCCGGGCCTCGTCGTCCTCGTGGTAGACGGTGACCCACAGGTCGTCGGGCGAGAAGCCCAGGCCGCCGTCGGCCTCGCTCGTGGTGAGCAGCTCCCACGCGTACGCGATCGCCTGCTCCTTGAAGTAGTCGCCGAACGAGAAGTTGCCGTTCATCTGGAAGAAGGTGCCGTGCCGCGGCGTGCGTCCGACCTCCTCGATGTCGAGGGTGCGGATGCACTTCTGGACGCTCGTGGCGCGCGGGAACGGCGCGGGCACGACGCCCGTGAGGTACGGCACGAACGGCACCATGCCGGCCACCGTGAACAGCAGCGTCGGGTCCTCGCTCACGAGCGACGCCGACGGCACGACGGTATGCCCCCGGTCGCCGAAGTACGTCAGCCAGGCGTTGCGGATGTCTGCGGTCTGCATGCGGTCTACTGCTTTCCCAGCTCGGTGATGGTGTCCTCGGCCTCGCCGACGGCGGCGCGGAGCTCGGCCTCGCGGCGGCGGTACCCGTGCTCGACGGCCTCGCCGAAGCGGCGGGCCCGGGCGTCGACGCCCTGGAACAGGCGATGCCCGGCCGGCGTGCGGTCGACCACGTGGGCGACGGCGAAGCCGATGGCGACCCCCACGGCGATGAGGACGAGGTTCTTCATGGGATTCCCCTTCCGGGAGACGTCGTGCCGGGTGCGCGGCCACGGGGGCCGAGGGCGATCCTACCGGCCGGGGTCCCGGCATCCGGCGGCGGACGGCCCGGGCCGCGGTCGCGCACGTCGTGCCGTCCCCGGGAACGCCGCGAGGCGGGCCGCCCCGGAGGGCGACCCGCCTCGCGGACGGTGGTGCGGTCGGGCTAGCGGGCCGCGTAGTACTCGACGACCAGCTGGACCTCGCAGGTCACGGGGACCTCGGCGCGCTTCGGCAGGCGCACGAGACGGGCCTGCAGCTTGTCGAGCTCGACCTCGAGGTACGAGGGGAGCTTCGGCAGCACGTCGGCGTGACCGCCGGCGGCGGCGACCTGGAAGGGCTCGGTGCCCTCGGAGCGCGGCTTGACGTGGATCATCTGGCCGGCCTTCACGCGGAAGGAGGGGCGGTCGACGATCTTGCCGTCGACCATGATGTGGCGGTGCACGACGAGCTGGCGGGCCTGCGCCGTGGTGCGCGCGAGGCCGGAGCGGACGACGAGCGCGTCGAGGCGCTGCTCGAGGATCTCGACGAGGTTCTCACCGGTCAGGCCCTGCGTGCGACGCGCCTCCTGGAAGGCGATCTTGAGCTGGGCCTCGCGGATGCCGTACTGGGCGCGCAGACGCTGCTTCTCGCGGAGGCGGACGGCGTAGTCGCTGTCCTGCTTGCGCTTGGACCGGCCGTGCTCGCCCGGCGCGTAGGGGCGCTTCTCGAGGTACTTGGCCGCCTTCGGCGTGAGCGGGATGCCCAGCGCGCGGGAGAGGCGGGTCTTGCTGCGGGTGCGTGACTTGGTGGACACGTTTTCCTTCCAGGGAGAAAGTCTCTGACTACGGGTGGTGCAGGGCGTCCGCGCACACGCATGGGCGCGCGACGATCGATCCCGCTGATGCGGGTCCTGCGGAAGTAGAGGGATTCGCCACGGGTCGTCCGGCTACAGGACGTGTCCCTTGATCATGATGTCGACGCAGCCGCACGCGACACCTGATTGAGGCGTCAGCAAGCGTAGCACGCGATCGGCGCGGATCCGGGGGCGCGCCGCGCCGGCGTCACCCGCCGCGGACGATGCGGCGCAGCTTCTCCAGCCGCGCCGACAGGTCGCGCTCATGGCCGTGCTGCGTGGGCGAGTAGTAGGTGCGGCCGACGAGCTCGTCCGGGAGGTACTGCTGGGTGACGACGCCGATGTCCGCGTCGTGCGGGTAGCGGTACCCCTTCCCGTGGCCGAGCCGCTTCGCGCCCGGGTAGTGGGCGTCGCGGAGGTGCAGGGGCACGCGGCCGAACGCGCCGGCCCGCACGTCGGCGATGGCCTGGTCGATGCCGAGGTAGGAGGCGTTCGACTTGGGCGCGGTGGCGAGGTGCACCACGGCCTGCGCCAACGGGATCCGCCCCTCCGGCATGCCGATGAGCTGCACCGCGTCGGCCGCGGCGACCGCGACCACGAGCGCCTGCGGGTCGGCGAGCCCGATGTCCTCGGACGCGGAGACGATGATCCGCCGCGCGATGAACCGCGGGTCCTCCCCCGCCTCGATCATGCGGGCCAGGTAGTGCAGGGCGGCGTCGACGTCGGACCCGCGGATCGACTTGATGAACGCGCTGATGACGTCGTAGTGCTCGTCGCCGTTGCGGTCGTAGCGGAGGAGCGCCCGGTCGACCGCGAGGGCGACCTGCTCGGTGGAGATGGGGATCGGGGCGGGATCCGCGGCGGGGACGTCGCGTCGGCCGTCCTCGTCCTCGTCGTCCTCGTCGTCCTCCTCGTCCCCGCCGCCCTCGTCCTCGCCGCCCGCCTCCGCGCGCGCCTTCGCGGTGGAGTCGGCCTGCGCGGAGACCGCCGCGGCCTCGAGCGCCGTCAGGGCGCGCCGGGCGTCGCCGGAGGCCAGCCGGATGATCATGGCGCGGGCGTCGTCGTCGAGCGAGAACCGCCCGCCGAGGCCGCGCGCGTCCGACACCGCACGGTCGACGAGCACGCCGAGGTCGTCGTCGTCGAGCTGCTCGAGGGTCAGCAGCAGGCTGCGCGAGAGCAGCGGCGAGATGACGGAGAAGGAGGGGTTCTCCGTGGTGGCGGCGATGAGGATCACCCAGCCGTTCTCCACGCCCGGCAGCAGCGCGTCCTGCTGGGCCTTGGTGAAGCGGTGGATCTCGTCGAGGA
It encodes the following:
- the alaS gene encoding alanine--tRNA ligase encodes the protein MQTADIRNAWLTYFGDRGHTVVPSASLVSEDPTLLFTVAGMVPFVPYLTGVVPAPFPRATSVQKCIRTLDIEEVGRTPRHGTFFQMNGNFSFGDYFKEQAIAYAWELLTTSEADGGLGFSPDDLWVTVYHEDDEARQAWKRIAGLPDDRIQGLGRDTNYWHTGQPGPAGPCSEIFFDRGPAYGADGGPATDDDRYVEIWNLVFMQYLRGAGTSKSDFEILGDLPKRNIDTGMGLERVAFLKQGVENMYEIDQVRPVLDRASELAGRRYGAVHEDDVRMRIVADHVRSSLMLMSDGVRPSNEGRGYILRRLMRRTVRAMRLMGVDTATFGELFPASRDAMKAAYPEVSDDFDRISRLAYAEEEAFLRTLSGGTTILDVAVGETKAAGGERIAGDTAFLLHDTFGFPIDLTLEMAEENGLTVDREAFDRLMLEQRTRAKADAKSKKTALADLTVYSAFRAAGETRFTGYDELETGTTILGLIVGGHSVDHAVAGDIAEVILPETSLYAESGGQEADAGSIVGNGFDLEVLDVQKPVKGLISHRVQVRAGEVGVGDAATTVVDADWRRGATQAHSGTHLVHAALRQVLGQDAHQSGSYNRAGYMRLDFAWNQALSAETRSEIEDIANGAVRDDLQVVTRVMPLDEAKQLGAMALFGEKYGDTVRVVDIGGPWSRELCAGTHVSSSAQIGLINVVGESSVGSANRRIESLVGREALQDLAVERAIVSQLTSSLKTPREQLPDRIADLLQNLKTAERRIADFEAQALQQRVPALLQQGARVGAVTLIQDSLGSVRSADEVRQLVTLVRERAGSEPVVVALAGDAGGKPTVIVATNQAARDAGAKAGQLARAAAAVLGGGGGGKDDLAQGGGQDVSAIADALAAVRQALAS
- the rpsD gene encoding 30S ribosomal protein S4, whose translation is MSTKSRTRSKTRLSRALGIPLTPKAAKYLEKRPYAPGEHGRSKRKQDSDYAVRLREKQRLRAQYGIREAQLKIAFQEARRTQGLTGENLVEILEQRLDALVVRSGLARTTAQARQLVVHRHIMVDGKIVDRPSFRVKAGQMIHVKPRSEGTEPFQVAAAGGHADVLPKLPSYLEVELDKLQARLVRLPKRAEVPVTCEVQLVVEYYAAR
- a CDS encoding replication-associated recombination protein A, which translates into the protein MTDTRPGLRSGATPLAVRMRPRSLDEVTGQRHLLTPGSPLVSLASDVAGEQGSVSIILWGPPGTGKTTLAQAIAHGSSRRFVELSAVTAGVRDVRQVMEKALSDRDLFGVSTVLFLDEIHRFTKAQQDALLPGVENGWVILIAATTENPSFSVISPLLSRSLLLTLEQLDDDDLGVLVDRAVSDARGLGGRFSLDDDARAMIIRLASGDARRALTALEAAAVSAQADSTAKARAEAGGEDEGGGDEEDDEDDEDEDGRRDVPAADPAPIPISTEQVALAVDRALLRYDRNGDEHYDVISAFIKSIRGSDVDAALHYLARMIEAGEDPRFIARRIIVSASEDIGLADPQALVVAVAAADAVQLIGMPEGRIPLAQAVVHLATAPKSNASYLGIDQAIADVRAGAFGRVPLHLRDAHYPGAKRLGHGKGYRYPHDADIGVVTQQYLPDELVGRTYYSPTQHGHERDLSARLEKLRRIVRGG